The Patescibacteria group bacterium DNA window CGAAACGAAAAAAAGATTAAGAGAAATGGTGACGCCGACGCCGGTTCAACAACAGATGCCCTCGGTTACAGAAGGCGGACCAACGCCGCCACCGCCTCCGCCGCCGGATGAAAACCCCCCGGAACATGACGAGTGGGACATTCCTGCATTTCTTCGCCAAGGACGATAATATCTTTTTCCCTACACCTCCGAAGGGAATTAACTATTCTCTGATTTTGATTTCATGATTTAAATCATAGTATCAGAAAAGAGATGAGGAAAAAGTACAAACTAAATAGCTAAAACCGACTCAAGCCTTAGTATTAGGTTTTAAAGCATGATAGGGGACTGACCTTTTTGAGACCTATAGTTTTAAATCTAGCCTCAAGGCATATTTATCCGTATTCATGTAGCTTTAAAAGGAGGACACATAACAATGGTTATGCGACTTCTTGTTAGATTTTAACACCCGAAAAACCTTGTAGTATAATCTTTATCGTATGAAAGGAAGTTTAGAACCCATTACAGTAACTGAAAAATTTTCTCCATTAAAAATCTTTGGACATAGAATCCAACAGATTATTATGCCAATTTTTGCCATTGCCGAAGGAGATATTATTCCGTTGGGAACAGGATTTATTATTTCTCAAGACGGATTTATGATAACAGCAAAACATGTTATAGATGAGGTTTTTGAAAAAAGGTTTAAAAGAAGAGACGGAAGTGGAAGGCTTTATAAAAACGTAGAGCCTTATGCGTTATATGTCACTAATGCCAAAAATAAAGACTATCCAGGGAATTTTATCGGTGGTAATTGGCCAATAGACAGAGCATGGTATAAAAACGAATTGGATATTGCTTATTGTTGGCTTAGACCAGCAATTGTTGATGGACAACCTTTTAAATTTCACTCAAGTTTATCCCTTAGTCCTGGGATACCGAAGATTGGTGAACATGTATTAGGTTTCGGTTATTATAAAGAACAATCCTTTTTCACAGGTGAAATAATAAAGGGAAGGAAAGTTGTCAGTTATTCTCAAGAAACCGCTTTCACGCAAGGTTTTGTTAAAGAATCATTTATTCCTCAAAGGGATAATTTTCATATGAATTTTCCATGTTTTCAAACTGATGCAAGATTTGAAGGTGGGATGAGCGGTGGTCCAATCTTCAACGGCTCAACCGGAGGAGTTTGCGGCGTCATTTGTGATTCATTCGGCGAAACTGATGAACACGGCGAATATACCTCGTATGGTTCATTAATTTGGCCGTCATTAGCAATAAACATAGAAACAAAGATGGAAAACGACCCCTCAATTGACAAACTCACAGTTTACGAAATGATTCAGCGCAAATTTATCAGAGCAGACGATACTTTTAAAAACATTGAGATTGTTAAGAACAAAAACCTCATTTCTATAATACATAAAAATAGCCAGGGTTCTTGATAAACTTACCTACCCTTCCCCAGGTTTTTTGTTTATTACCTCTTTATCTTGACTTCGTGGTAAATTCCTGTTAAATTTTCTCTAAAGACTTAAAAAGGAAATAATTCTTTTGGGGTTATTTGGTTTAGGCTGAAGCTAAAAGATAAGGTTCTATCTAAAAGTAATCCCTGGGTCGATGGCCGGATCGAAACTAACTTCGGTTTCTTCTTTTTTCAAATTATATTTATATATTTTATAGCCGTTGGAAAAAGTTTTTATCGAGATCGGTTTAACCTTGATCTTTACCTGATTTTCAATCCACCAATTTTCCGTCATATAGGGAAGATCCGGTGGCGGCGGTTGAGCGACCACATAAGTAACCGGCATTTTTTTAAAATAGTGTGCTTTTTTTGGGGAATTCCTGCTTTGATAATACATGGCGTATTTGCCATCGTAGGCAAACGCATCGGGCGCATAGACGAAATAACCGAATTCGTTTTCTTTCCCCTGAAAGACTGTCTTTGACATCTGCTCTAAAAATTTCCAGGAGTAGATGCTCTCCCCAAAGTGCTTAGCGGAGGTGTTTATTTCACTGACGGCGGCTTTTATATTCATGCCCATAATAAATAAAAATAATCCGTAGATAATTAATTTATAGCGGGTTGTGATCAGAGAAGCGGCGGCTAATAATAAAAGAGGCGACAAGGGAAAAACGTAAAAATATAAGATCGGCCCTTTATCAATAAAACTTAAGACGAAAAAGCCAAAATAAAAATAAAGAACGGAAGTATAAAAAAGTTTATCTTTATTAGCTTTGATCTGAAAGTAAAGAGCAACCAGAAGGCCAAGGAATAAAAATAAATTAGCCTGACCCAGATTGGTAGTTATAAAATTTACCGTAGAAAAAGCAAAATCCATCCGATTATTAATTAAACCTAAATAATTAAAGATTTGATTATTGCTCTTTGGGGAGATAAATTCCAATATCCGGCGAAAAATTAAGAAATCGTGTCTCAAATCAAAAATAATAAAATTCGAAAGCATTAAAGGGATGACGGCATAAGCCAAAAGATGATTCAGCTTTTTCTTCTTAATAACGGTCATAAGGATTATCGGGAACGAAAGAATAACAATTGGAGTCCCAATCGCAATTTCGATATTGGTTATGGCGCCGATCGTCAATAAAAAAAAGATCAGGAATTTTACTTTCAAAGTCTTTAAGTATTTAACAAAAAAATAAAGATAAAGAGGAACAAGAACCATGGCTCCATGGGGATTGATCATAAATTTAGTATAGGAAGCAAAATACAGGGTAGCCCATGAAGTAAACACTAAGGCGACTTTTTGTCCAAACAAATCATCGGCCACCAAAAAGCAAATTAAGGTAAAAATAGCCCATAACAAAACCCAGTTCCAACCGACAGTGATCGGGTTTCCCTGCCCCAGTGCGAAAGCCGGGTAATTCATATAAAGCCATAACGGACCGTGGAAAAGATTACCGCTGGCTCGGGGCCCGATTAAAACGAATTTTTTTTCATCAATTTCACGAAGCAAATTAAAATCCCTGGCACTGTCTGCCTGAAAACTGATATCACCGTGAGAAACATACCAAGAGGCGTAAATAAAGCTTATTATTAAGACGAAGAAAAAAAGAATTTTTAAGGAATTTGCTTTTAAAAAATTCATAAATTGGTAAACAAATTATATCATGTCAGAAGGAGAAGATAATTCCTTAGAGGAGGAAATTCTTTTTATTAATTCATCGTTTTGGTTTCTTTCTTTTGAGGAATACGGGATGACTTCGGAATTTTGACAGTCACTTCGTATTTTCGCCAACTGTTTTTGTTTTTGACCAATCTTTAATTTATCCACTTTATTGGCCACAATCAGATGATCGATCTTGTATTCCCGGAAGGTTTTGACCATATCTAAATCGTAAGGGGTCATTCCGACTTTGGCGTCAATAACAAGAACGACAAGCCTCTTTTTTACCCCCGAATACATGAGATACCACAGGATCATTTTCGCCAGTTTTTCCCTTCGATCTTGGGAGTGTTTGGCATAGCCGTAGCCGGGAAAATCGACAAAGTAAAAAGAGCCGTTGATCAGGAAAAAATCCATCCTGATGGTTTTGCCCGGAGACGAGCTTGAACGGGCCAGATTTTTTCGCATCACCAGTGAATTAATGAGAGTGGATTTGCCGGTATTTGATCTTCCCATTAAAGCGACCTGGAATTTCCCATCATATAAGATTTCGTCGGTCCCGCTAATGCCCTTGACAAAAACGGCTGATTTTATTTTCATCTTTGGAGATTATAACATTTTCTTCATTTGTGATAGAATGACTTATTCATGAAAAAATTGTTGGCCAAAATCAAAGCTTTAATCGAAAATTTTATCATTAAGTACTAGAAGCTGCGGCTTGAAAAACCGCAACTTTATGAATCGTCCTTTAACTAGAGGACGATTTTTTGTACAATAAGGGAAGATCATGTTTAAAAGTGTTTCGTCAAAAGTTAATTTCCCCAAGCTTGAGGAAGAAATTCTTGAGTTTTGGCAGGAAAACCAAATTTTTGAAAAATCCATAAAGCTTCGGCCGGAAAACAAAACCTGGACTTTTTTGGACGGTCCGCCTTTTATTACCGGCTTGCCCCACTACGGCAGTTTACTTTCCAGTATCCCCAAAGATGTTTTCCCCCGTTATTGGACGATGAAAGGCTATCGGGTAAGAAGGGTTTGGGGCTGGGATTGTCACGGTTTGCCGGCGGAAAATAAAGTCGAAGAGAAATTAAAGATTAAAAGAAAACGGGACATTGAAGAAAAAGTCGGGGTCAAAAAATTCATTGACGAGTGCAAAAGTTATGTTCAAAATGTTTCTCATGATTGGGAATGGTACGTTGACCATATCGGCCGCTGGGTTGATTTTCGTCATGCCTATAAGACCATGGATTTGTCATACATGGAAACGGTGATGTGGGTTTTTCAGCAAATGTATAAGAAGGGTTATGTCTATAAGGGCTTGCGCATTTCTTTATATTGTCCTCATTGCGTGACGCCGATTTCCAATTTTGAAGTCGCCATGGATGCCGATAATTACAAAGACCTTACTGAACCAACCGCGGTTTTCAAATACGAGTTGCAAGATCAAAAAGACACCTATTTTTTAGCCTGGTCAACGACACCCTGGAATAAAATTGCGACCATGGCTTTGGCCGTTAACCCAAAACTTAAATACGTTAAGGTTAAACAGGGTCAGGAAAAATATATTCTGGCCAAAGAGACAATGGCGATTTTGAAGGATGAGACCTACGAAATTCTTGAAGAGTTTGAGGGCACCAAGCTTCTTGAGCAAAAATTTGTGCCGCATTACGATTTTTATCCCATCAAAAAAGACAAAAAAGCTTTTCTGGTTTTGGGCGGGGATTTTGTGACGGCGAATGAGGGGACGGGCATTGTGACGATTGCCGCTTACGGCGAGGAAGACTTAAGCCTTATGCTTAAGGAGAACGTCCAAATTGTTCTGCATGTTGACGAGGAAGGGATCGTGAAAAAAGAGGTGCCGAAATGGGCCGGGAGGTACTACTTGGACGTTGATCCTTTGGTCGTTGAAGATCTAAAATCCCGAAATCTTATCTATCGCGTTGACCATTATACTCATAGTATCCCAACGTGTTGGCGCTGTCACACGCGTCTTCTTTATGTTCCCCAAAACGCCTGGTATGTCAACATCGCGAAACTTAAAGGCAGGATGAAAAAAACCAATGAGTCGGTTAACTGGTTTCCGAAGCATTTTAAGTACGGCCGTTATCTTAAGAGTTTAGAAATGGCTCCTGACTGGTGTATTTCCCGGAGCCGTTATTGGGGTTCGCCGGTGCCTGTCTGGGAATGCGTTTGCGGGGAGCGTTTTGTTCCCGGTTCGATTGCCGAACTGGAAAAAGCTTCGGGCGTTAAAATCAAAGACCTTCATAAACCCTTAATTGACGAAGTTACCGTTCCCTGTCAAAAATGCGGTCAAAAAGCCAAGCGCGTGCCCGAGGTTTTGGACAGCTGGATTGAAGCCGGGTCAGCCTCTTTTGCCGAGCGTCATTATCCTTTTAACAAAGAGATTAAACTGGAGGATTTTTTCCCGCCGGATTTTATTGTTGAATATACCGGTCAAATAAGAGCCTGGTTTTACGTTCTCCATGTCATCGCCACGGCTCTTTTTGATTCTGTGGCCTTTAAAAATGTCGTTGTCACCGGCGTTATTTTAGGGACCGACGGCCGGAAAATGAGTAAAAACTACGGTAATTATCCTGACCCTAAAGAAATGCTGACGAATTTCGGGGCAGACGCCCTGCGTTTGTATCTTATGGGCAGTCCGGTTATGAAAGGCGAGGATATCAGAATTTCCGCGGAAGAATATCGGGATCAAGTCCGGGGTTTAATGCTGATTTTATGGAATGTTTACAGCTTTTTTATAAGTTATGCCAATCTTGACAAGTGGTTTCCTGTAAAAACAAAATTTTCCGTAAAAGCTGATAATGTTTTAGACCAGTGGATTCTTCGTCTTCTTAATAGTTTAATCAGTAATCTAACCAAGGATTTGGAATCATACAACACTGTTTCGGCGGTTCACGAAATTGAAATTTTTGTCGCTAACCTTTCGACCTGGTATTTAAGGCGTTCAAGGGACAGAGTCGGCCCTGCGGCTCATGAAAAAGACGATAAAAGGGCTTTTTACGAAACTCTTTATGAAGTCTTGGTGACTTTAGCCAAATTAATGGCTCCTCTGACGCCCTTTTTAGCTGAAGAGATCTATAAGAATTTAACCGGGGAGGAGTCGGTTCATTTAAAAGACTGGCCCTCCTTCGCTCAAGCTTCGGAAGGGCAAGCCCCATTGATTTCTAATATGGACTTGGTCCGGAAGATTTGTGAATTGGGACACGCCGAAAGAAAAAAGCTGGGGATTAAAGTGAGACAGCCGCTTGGCCAATGCCAAGTCGTAGATGCCGAATTGCCGATCGCCGGTGATTTACAGCAACTTATCAGGGACGAATTGAACGTTAAAGAGATTGTCATCAAGGTCGGCAAGGGGGAATTAAGAGTCGAGTTAGATTCAGAAATAACCCCGGAACTTAAGGCCGAAGGAGAAGCCAGGGATTTTATCCGCCAAATTCAGGAATTAAGAAAGGAAAAAAATTGCCGGATTGATGAAGAAATCACCATTTATGCTCCGTCATGGCCGAAAGAATACGAAGCTTATATTAAAGAGCAAACTTTAGCGAAAAAAATCGTATGCTCAGAATTTTTAAAAATCTCGACTGGTTAATTTTTCTGCCGATCATTTTTTTGGGAGGTTTTTCCTTAAGTCTTTTAGCCTCTCCGGGAGAGAATCTTTTTCTTTCGCAATTGGTTTTTTTCGTTGTCGGGCTTTTCTTTTTTTTCCTTTTTTCGCAAATTGATTGGCAGCTCTATAAGAGCCTTTCTAATCTTCTTTATCTTTTATCCCTGTTTTTGTTGCTGATAACCTTTTTGGGGCCGCAAGTTCGGGGAGCGACCCGTTGGATTGATCTTTTTGGTTTTCGTTGGCAGCCTTCGGAAATGATTAAACCTTTAATGGCGGTTGTGATCGCTAATTTTTTTGCCGAGAACGAACCGCGCGATCTAAAAACCATTTTTTGGGGTTTATTATTTTTAGTGCCCCCGCTTTTTTTTATTTTTCGCCAACCCGATTTGGGGAATGCGATTATCTTGTCGGGAGTTTGGCTGGGGATTGTCTACTCGGCCGGTCTTCCCTTTCATTTAGGCTTATTGGGGCTTTTTACCTTTTTTTTCTTTCTGCCTTTTGGTTGGTTTATCTTAAGAGATTATCAGAAAGCCAGGATTGTGCATTTTTTAAATCCGTTTTTGGATCCCGGCGGGGCAGGGTACAACAGTATTCAGGCGATGATTGCCGTAGGCAGCGGTCAATTTTTCGGCCGGGGATTGGGTCAGGGAACACAATCACATCTTTTATTTTTACCGGAATACCACACTGATTTTATTTTTGCCTCTCTGGTTGAGGAGTTAGGCTTTATCGGCGGGTTCTTGGTGATTTTAGCTTACGCTGTTTTACTTTTCAGAATTTTACAAATTGCCAGGCAGATTCATGATCCTTTCGCCTCCCTGCTTTTGGTCGGTATTTTTTCCCAGATTGCCCTGCAGGTTTTTATCAATATCGGCATGAATCTAGGGATTATTCCGATTACCGGGATTACACTCCCGCTTTTATCTTATGGGGGCAGTTCGGTTCTTTCCATGATGATAACTTTGGGGATTGTCGCTAATGTTTCCAAAAGCATCAGGAAAAATCGCGCTCTTGATATTTTACCCTCTCTTCGATATAATGAGCTATCCTAAAAAGGAGTCAAAGCTTATCTTATGTATGCAGTTATCAAAACCGGCGGCAAACAATATAAGGTTTCTGAAGGCGAAATCTTAGAAATTGATAAAATTGAAGGTAAGAAAGATCAAAAAATTGATTTTAGCGACGTTTTGCTCGTTGCGGACGGCGACAAAGTCGAAATTGGTCAACCAATGGTTCCGGAAGCGAAAGTGACGGCGAAAATTATCGATCAGGTTCAGGGAGAAAAAATTCGGGTGGCCCGCTTTAAATCAAAAGTCAGATACCGAAAAGTCAAAGGTTTTCGTGCTCAATTAACCAAAGTTCAAATCGAAAAGATCGAGACTTCAAAAGCGCAAAAGACCAGCGACCGACCACGGAAAAAATCCAGCAAAAAGAATGGCTGAATACATTTTTGTTCTTGGGAGAACCGGCGATCTTTGTCGTTGGGAGTTGGTCAGTGTTCTCGCCAGAAAGAAAATCTCCTACCAGACGATTTTCTCGTCTTCGGACATTTTTCATCTTTCCACCACCACACCTCTTGATTTAGGGGTACTTATGGGGATACTTGGGGGAACGGTTAAAATTGCCGAAGTCTTCGGTAAAATTGAAAATTCTAACGAGAACTCTTTGATTGACAAAATAATCTCTCATTTTCAAGAAACGGAAGAAAGGAAAATTATTTTTGGTTTAAGCGGCTATCAGACTGTCAGCTTTCATGTTTTAAAACAATGGAACAAAAGCGTTAAGGAAGGATTGGAAGAATTAAATTTAATAGCTAGATATCTTTTGCCTACCGAGGGGACAACTCTTTCTTCGGTGGTTCTGAAGAAACAAAAAGCCAGAGAAATTCTTGTGGTTGGGGAGGGCGAAAATTTTGTTTTGGCCCAAACTTTGGCGATTACGGATTTTGAAGATTGGGGGAAGAGGGATTTCGGCCGGCCCGCCGTTGATCCCGGCCACGGCATGTTGCCTCTTAAGGTGGCCCGGATGATGATTAATCTGGGCGGCTCGGAATTTCACGTTCCGAATTCGGAATTATCCCTTCTTGATCCCTTTTGCGGGGTAGGGACGATTTTACAAGAAGCCATGTTTTTGGGCTTTAAAGTTTTAGGCAGCGATCAAAGTCGAGAAGCTTTGGAAAAAACAAGAAAAAACCTCGATTTTTTAAAAAATAATTTTAAACTTCAAAATCCAAACGATCAGCTTTTTCAACTGGAAGCGACCCAATTAACTCAAAAAATACCGAAAGAGTCAATTGACCTTATTGTTACCGAGCCTTATTTGGGACCGATGGAGGGGGAAACTCAAAACCTAAAAAATATCATTTTGGGTTTAGAAAAACTTTATCTTGGTTGTTTCCGCGAGTGGCTGTCCCTTTTGACAAATGATGGCAAAATCGTCATCGCTTTGCCTTCTTTTAAAGTCGGCAACCAGCAAATTTTCGTGAAAAAACCCATTGACATCTGTGAAACCTTGGGCTATACTCTTTTCGCCGGACCGTATCCGTATAGTCGGCCACAGGCTAGAGTTATTAGAAATATTTATATCTTAAAAAAACATGGCTCACATTAAATCAGGCGGCACAACTAAAGGTAATCGTGATTCAATCGCCAAACGTTTGGGCGTTAAGGTTTATGCCGGCGAAAAAGTCATTTCCGGAAACATCATCGTGAGACAAAGAGGCACCAGATTTCATCCGGGAGAAGGCGTTGACATGGGTAAAGATCATACTATTTTTGCCGTCAAAGAAGGCACGGTTAAATTTACACAAAAAAACGAAGACAAGTTTATTTCCGTAGTTTAAAGAAAGAGAAGTAATTTATGGCCGACGAACCGACTACCGAACTGGAAATTAATCTTTTGGAACCAAATCCTCTTCAGGCGCGCGCTGTTTTTACGCAAGAATCTTTGGAAGAATTAAGCAGTTCGATTAAAGAGCACGGCGTTTTGGAACCCATAATCGTGGCTAAAACCCCAGCCGGTTATCAGATTATTGCCGGTGAAAGACGCTGGCGGGCCTCGAAATTAGCCGGTTTAAAAAAAGTCCCCGTGGTTATTAAAGAAACGACCAGCAAAGGGATGCTCGAGATGGCTTTGGTTGAAAACGTGCAACGAGAAGACTTAAATCCGATTGACCGAGGTCAAGCCTTTCAAAGGTTAATTGATGAATTCGGCTTGCCGGTTTCGGAAGTCGCCAAGAGAATCGGGAAGAGCGAATCCTATGTTTCCAACACGATGAGACTTCTGAATTTGCCCGACGCGATTAAGGATGGTTTAATTTCCGGAGCAACGACCGAAGGACACGCGCGAGCGATCTCCGGTTTGGGCGAGACGAAATTAATGGTTGAGGCTTACAAGATTTTATTGTCGGAAAACGCTTCGGTTCGAAGAGCCGAAGAATTGGCTCGAAAAATGAAGGCCCAAAATTCTCAAGGTCCACGGGGAGTG harbors:
- a CDS encoding serine protease → MKGSLEPITVTEKFSPLKIFGHRIQQIIMPIFAIAEGDIIPLGTGFIISQDGFMITAKHVIDEVFEKRFKRRDGSGRLYKNVEPYALYVTNAKNKDYPGNFIGGNWPIDRAWYKNELDIAYCWLRPAIVDGQPFKFHSSLSLSPGIPKIGEHVLGFGYYKEQSFFTGEIIKGRKVVSYSQETAFTQGFVKESFIPQRDNFHMNFPCFQTDARFEGGMSGGPIFNGSTGGVCGVICDSFGETDEHGEYTSYGSLIWPSLAINIETKMENDPSIDKLTVYEMIQRKFIRADDTFKNIEIVKNKNLISIIHKNSQGS
- the yihA gene encoding ribosome biogenesis GTP-binding protein YihA/YsxC produces the protein MKIKSAVFVKGISGTDEILYDGKFQVALMGRSNTGKSTLINSLVMRKNLARSSSSPGKTIRMDFFLINGSFYFVDFPGYGYAKHSQDRREKLAKMILWYLMYSGVKKRLVVLVIDAKVGMTPYDLDMVKTFREYKIDHLIVANKVDKLKIGQKQKQLAKIRSDCQNSEVIPYSSKERNQNDELIKRISSSKELSSPSDMI
- the ileS gene encoding isoleucine--tRNA ligase, whose protein sequence is MFKSVSSKVNFPKLEEEILEFWQENQIFEKSIKLRPENKTWTFLDGPPFITGLPHYGSLLSSIPKDVFPRYWTMKGYRVRRVWGWDCHGLPAENKVEEKLKIKRKRDIEEKVGVKKFIDECKSYVQNVSHDWEWYVDHIGRWVDFRHAYKTMDLSYMETVMWVFQQMYKKGYVYKGLRISLYCPHCVTPISNFEVAMDADNYKDLTEPTAVFKYELQDQKDTYFLAWSTTPWNKIATMALAVNPKLKYVKVKQGQEKYILAKETMAILKDETYEILEEFEGTKLLEQKFVPHYDFYPIKKDKKAFLVLGGDFVTANEGTGIVTIAAYGEEDLSLMLKENVQIVLHVDEEGIVKKEVPKWAGRYYLDVDPLVVEDLKSRNLIYRVDHYTHSIPTCWRCHTRLLYVPQNAWYVNIAKLKGRMKKTNESVNWFPKHFKYGRYLKSLEMAPDWCISRSRYWGSPVPVWECVCGERFVPGSIAELEKASGVKIKDLHKPLIDEVTVPCQKCGQKAKRVPEVLDSWIEAGSASFAERHYPFNKEIKLEDFFPPDFIVEYTGQIRAWFYVLHVIATALFDSVAFKNVVVTGVILGTDGRKMSKNYGNYPDPKEMLTNFGADALRLYLMGSPVMKGEDIRISAEEYRDQVRGLMLILWNVYSFFISYANLDKWFPVKTKFSVKADNVLDQWILRLLNSLISNLTKDLESYNTVSAVHEIEIFVANLSTWYLRRSRDRVGPAAHEKDDKRAFYETLYEVLVTLAKLMAPLTPFLAEEIYKNLTGEESVHLKDWPSFAQASEGQAPLISNMDLVRKICELGHAERKKLGIKVRQPLGQCQVVDAELPIAGDLQQLIRDELNVKEIVIKVGKGELRVELDSEITPELKAEGEARDFIRQIQELRKEKNCRIDEEITIYAPSWPKEYEAYIKEQTLAKKIVCSEFLKISTG
- a CDS encoding rod shape-determining protein RodA, with the protein product MLRIFKNLDWLIFLPIIFLGGFSLSLLASPGENLFLSQLVFFVVGLFFFFLFSQIDWQLYKSLSNLLYLLSLFLLLITFLGPQVRGATRWIDLFGFRWQPSEMIKPLMAVVIANFFAENEPRDLKTIFWGLLFLVPPLFFIFRQPDLGNAIILSGVWLGIVYSAGLPFHLGLLGLFTFFFFLPFGWFILRDYQKARIVHFLNPFLDPGGAGYNSIQAMIAVGSGQFFGRGLGQGTQSHLLFLPEYHTDFIFASLVEELGFIGGFLVILAYAVLLFRILQIARQIHDPFASLLLVGIFSQIALQVFINIGMNLGIIPITGITLPLLSYGGSSVLSMMITLGIVANVSKSIRKNRALDILPSLRYNELS
- the rplU gene encoding 50S ribosomal protein L21, encoding MYAVIKTGGKQYKVSEGEILEIDKIEGKKDQKIDFSDVLLVADGDKVEIGQPMVPEAKVTAKIIDQVQGEKIRVARFKSKVRYRKVKGFRAQLTKVQIEKIETSKAQKTSDRPRKKSSKKNG
- a CDS encoding methyltransferase domain-containing protein, which encodes MAEYIFVLGRTGDLCRWELVSVLARKKISYQTIFSSSDIFHLSTTTPLDLGVLMGILGGTVKIAEVFGKIENSNENSLIDKIISHFQETEERKIIFGLSGYQTVSFHVLKQWNKSVKEGLEELNLIARYLLPTEGTTLSSVVLKKQKAREILVVGEGENFVLAQTLAITDFEDWGKRDFGRPAVDPGHGMLPLKVARMMINLGGSEFHVPNSELSLLDPFCGVGTILQEAMFLGFKVLGSDQSREALEKTRKNLDFLKNNFKLQNPNDQLFQLEATQLTQKIPKESIDLIVTEPYLGPMEGETQNLKNIILGLEKLYLGCFREWLSLLTNDGKIVIALPSFKVGNQQIFVKKPIDICETLGYTLFAGPYPYSRPQARVIRNIYILKKHGSH
- the rpmA gene encoding 50S ribosomal protein L27 yields the protein MAHIKSGGTTKGNRDSIAKRLGVKVYAGEKVISGNIIVRQRGTRFHPGEGVDMGKDHTIFAVKEGTVKFTQKNEDKFISVV
- a CDS encoding ParB/RepB/Spo0J family partition protein, with protein sequence MADEPTTELEINLLEPNPLQARAVFTQESLEELSSSIKEHGVLEPIIVAKTPAGYQIIAGERRWRASKLAGLKKVPVVIKETTSKGMLEMALVENVQREDLNPIDRGQAFQRLIDEFGLPVSEVAKRIGKSESYVSNTMRLLNLPDAIKDGLISGATTEGHARAISGLGETKLMVEAYKILLSENASVRRAEELARKMKAQNSQGPRGVTAKIYSDELEKMEQDITAKIDGKTKVKITQSSTSARLVIVITENRVKTTELLRDIHRKLTS